Proteins encoded together in one Centropristis striata isolate RG_2023a ecotype Rhode Island chromosome 6, C.striata_1.0, whole genome shotgun sequence window:
- the th gene encoding tyrosine 3-monooxygenase: MPLSSSSTSSTKSIRRAASELERSDSITSPRFLGRRQSLIEDARKEREAAAAAAEAAEASEQIVFEEDNGRALLNIFFTLRGSKTPALSRTLKVFETFESKIQHLETRQCRKLKDSLEGLEYFVRCEVHLSDVSTLISSIKRNAEDVKTTKEVKFHWFPKRIADLDKCHHLVTKFDPDLDQDHPGFTDPAYRQRRKMIGDIAYRYRHGQKIPRVEYTEEEIGTWREVYSTLRGLYITHACSEFLEALRLLERHCGYSPDNIPQLEEVSCFLKERTGFLLRPVAGLLSARDFLASLAFRVFQCTQYIRHASSPMHSPEPDCVHELLGHVPMLADRTFAQFSQNLGLASLGASEEDIEKLSTLYWFTVEYGLCKQNGEVRAYGAGLLSSYGELVHSLSDEPETRQFEPEAAAVQPYQDQTYQPVYFVSESFSDAKEKFREYVAGIKRPFSVRFDPFTSSVEVLDNPLKIQGALENVKDELKMLTDALSVLS; the protein is encoded by the exons ATGCCCCTTTCAAGCAGCTCCACGTCCTCCACTAAGAGCATCCGCAGAGCAGCGTCCGAGCTGGAGAGGTCTGACTCCATCACG TCTCCAAGATTCCTCGGTAGACGGCAAAGCTTGATCGAGGACGCGCGCAAGGAGAGGGAAGCCGCCGCAGCAGCGGCAGAGGCTGCAGAGGCCAGCGAGCAGATAGTGTTTGAGGAGGACAATGGAAGAGCGCTGCTCAACATCTTCTTCACTTTAAGAGGCTCCAAGACACCTGCGCTGTCGAGGACACTCAAAGTTTTCGAG ACATTTGAATCTAAGATTCAACATCTGGAGACGCGACAATGTCGGAAGCTCAAAGACAGCCTGGAGGGCCTGGAGTACTTTGTCCGCTGCGAGGTGCACCTCTCAGATGTCAGTACTCTCATCAGCTCCATCAAGAGGAATGCAGAGGATGTTAAAACCACCAAAGAAGTCAAAT ttCATTGGTTCCCAAAGAGAATAGCAGATTTGGACAAATGTCATCATCTGGTCACAAAATTTGATCCAGACCTGGATCAAGACCATCCT GGCTTCACAGACCCTGCTTacagacagaggaggaaaatgATCGGAGACATCGCCTACAGATACAGACA CGGGCAGAAGATCCCCAGAGTGGAATACACAGAGGAGGAGATTGGCACATG GAGGGAAGTCTACTCGACTCTGAGGGGCTTGTATATCACGCACGCCTGCAGTGAATTCCTCGAGGCCCTCCGTCTCCTGGAAAGGCATTGTGGGTACAGTCCGGACAACATTCCCCAGTTGGAAGAGGTGTCATGCTTCCTCAAAG agCGTACAGGGTTCCTGCTGCGTCCAGTGGCAGGTCTCCTCTCTGCCAGAGATTTCCTCGCCAGTTTGGCATTCCGGGTGTTCCAGTGCACCCAGTACATCCGACACGCCTCCTCCCCTATGCACTCCCCAGAGCC tGACTGTGTCCATGAACTGCTGGGCCACGTCCCCATGCTGGCTGACCGCACGTTTGCCCAGTTTTCACAG AACCTTGGTCTGGCATCGCTCGGCGCTTCAGAGGAAGATATTGAGAAGCTGTCCACA CTGTACTGGTTTACTGTTGAGTACGGCTTATGTAAACAGAACGGTGAGGTGAGGGCTTATGGCGCTGGACTGCTCTCCTCTTATGGAGAGCTTGTG CATTCACTGTCCGACGAACCAGAGACGAGGCAGTTTGAACCAGAGGCTGCAGCGGTGCAGCCCTATCAAGACCAGACGTACCAGCCCGTCTACTTTGTTTCGGAGAGTTTCTCAGATGCCAAGGAGAAGTTTAG GGAGTACGTAGCCGGCATCAAGCGGCCCTTCTCCGTGAGGTTCGACCCGTTCACCAGCAGCGTGGAGGTGCTGGACAACCCGCTGAAGATCCAAGGAGCCCTGGAGAACGTGAAGGACGAGCTGAAGATGCTGACAGACGCCCTCAGTGTTCTGTCATGA
- the LOC131973025 gene encoding uncharacterized protein LOC131973025, whose amino-acid sequence MTGVDSVLTLNGLTAKPLYTTSRATNFGIITGCTISVTLFALAMNMLVKAAEPECRGPLSKSGVRQPPIRAFMDDLTVTTTAVPGARWILQGLERIMAWARMSFKPAKSRSLVLKKGKVTDRFRFSLGLHQIPSVTERPVKSLGKVFTCSLKDADSIKATSADLEGWLRTVDKSGLPGRFKAWVYQHGILPRILWPLLIYEVPMTVVEGFEQKVSSYLRRWLGLPRSLSSIGLYGNTNKLRLPFSSVREEFIVARAREHLQYSGSRDAKVSGAGIIVRTGRKWRAVDAVQQAESRLKHKAILGTVAQGRAGLGSQPATRFDRASGRERQRLVQEEVRASVEEERTSRAVAMRQQGAWMKWEQAMERSVTWKDIWQWNPQRIKFLVQGVYDVLPSPSNLCIWGKIETHACPLCSKTGTLEHILSSCSKALGEGRYRWRHDQVLKTIAEAISKGIKGSRYTQATAKAIRFVSEGQRPGKTPQNGSMGLLSTARDWVMTVDLQKQLKIPSHITQSRLRPDIILTSEATKQLLLLELTVPWEERMEEAQERKREKYQELVEDCRRNGWKTRCMPVEVGCRGFASHSLSKAYGTLGITGVNRRRAIGNNVEAAEKASRWLWLKRGEQWL is encoded by the exons ATGACGGGGGTCGACTCGGTGCTGACGTTGAATGGACTTACAGCCAAGCCACTGTACACCACGTCAAGG gcaacaaacttcggcATAATCACTGGGTGCACAATCTCAGTGACCCTATTTGCGCTGGCAATGAACATGCTGGTCAAGGCAGCTGAACCAGAATGTAGAGGTCCCCTCAGCAAGTCTGGAGTAAGGCAACCTCCCATCAGAGCCTTCATGGATGACCTAACGGTGACAACAACAGCTGTACCAGGAGCCAGGTGGATCCTCCAGGGGTTGGAGCGCATCATGGCGTGGGCTCGCATGAGCTTCAAACCGGCAAAGTCCCGGTCTTTGGTTCTGAAGAAGgggaaagtgacagatagattCCGCTTCAGCCTGGGACTACATCAGATCCCATCAGTCACTGAGAGGCCAGTGAAGAGCCTCGGAAAGGTCTTCACCTGCAGTCTGAAGGATGCAGATTCCATCAAGGCAACCAGTGCTGACCTGGAGGGCTGGTTAAGGACAGTGGACAAGTCTGGGCTCCCTGGAAGATTCAAGGCCTGGGTCTACCAGCATGGGATCCTCCCAAGAATCCTCTGGCCTCTCCTCATCTACGAGGTCCCaatgacagtggtggaaggtTTTGAGCAGAAGGTGAGCAGTTATCTGCGAAGATGGCTGGGATTGCCACGCAGCCTAAGCAGCATTGGGCTATATGGGAACACCAACAAGCTCAGGCTCCCCTTCAGTTCAGTCAGAGAAGAGTTCATTGTGGCACGGGCACGGGAACATCTGCAGTACTCTGGATCCAGAGATGCCAAAGTGTCCGGGGCAGGGATTATTGTGAGGACAGGGAGAAAGTGGAGGGCAGTCGATGCGGTCCAGCAAGCAGAGTCGCGACTGAAGCACAAGGCCATCCTGGGAACAGTGGCACAAGGCAGAGCCGGACTGGGGAGCCAACCAGCAACCAGATTCGACCGAGCCAGCggaagagagaggcagaggttggtgcaggaggaggtgcGAGCTTCAGTCGAGGAGGAGCGAACCAGCAGAGCAGTGGCCATGCGGCAGCAGGGCGCCTGGATGAAGTGGGAGCAGGCAATGGAGCGGAGTGTCACCTGGAAGGACATCTGGCAGTGGAATCCCCAGAGGATCAAATTCTTGGTCCAGGGGGTTTACGATGTCCTCCCAAGCCCATCCAACCTGTGCATATGGGGCAAAATAGAAACACATGCATGCCCCCTGTGTTCCAAAACAGGGACACTGGAACACATCCTGAGCAGCTGCTCCAAGGCGCTGGGGGAGGGCCGGTATCGTTGGAGGCACGACCAGGTCCTCAAAACCATCGCTGAAGCAATCAGCAAGGGGATCAAGGGAAGCCGATACACCCAAGCCACAGCCAAGGCCATCCGCTTTGTCAGCGAAGGACAAAGGCCCGGAAAAACACCACAGAACGGCTCTATGGGTTTGCTCTCCACGGCCCGAGACTGGGTGATGACAGTAGACCTGCAGAAGCAGCTGAAAATTCCATCACACATCACCCAGTCCAGATTGAGACCAGACATCATCTTGACCTCAGAGGCCACCAAGCAACTCTTATTGCTGGAGCTGACGGTTCCctgggaggagaggatggaggaggcccaggaaagaaagagggagaagtACCAGGAGCTGGTGGAGGATTGCCGGAGGAACGGGTGGAAGACCAGGTGTATGCCAGTGGAGGTGGGCTGCCGGGGGTTTGCCAGCCACTCCCTGAGCAAAGCCTACGGCACACTAGGCATAACGGGTGTCAACCGTAGAAGGGCCATAGGCAACAATGTGGAGGCAGCAGAAAAAGCCTCCAGATGGCTCTGGTTAAAAAGGGGAGAGCAGTGGTTGTAG